TATCAGCAAGATCAAAGCAATGATCACAAAATATTTATACTGCTCTTTATAACGCACAAATTCTTTGGAATCGAATTTCTTCTTTTCGATAGAATTTATGTTTTTCATAATTTCGAAAATTTCCGACTGTTGCGGTGTGATCGGGAAAAATCTGCCATTTCCGATTTTAGCAATTTGCGAAAGCGTGTTAATATCAAGTTTGGAAAATACGATATTACCTTTTTCATCCTTTGCATAAACGATATTTCCGGATTCTTCTTTGATGGGAATCGTGCTTCCTTCCGGAGAACCGATACCGAGAGTGTAAATTATCGCACCTATTTTTGCTGCTTCTTCCGTTATTTTGATTGCCTGTTTTTCAAGATCTTCACCATCACTTGCAACAATGATAACTTTATGTTTTTCTGCTTCTCCAAACAGACTCATCGCCATTTGAATAGCTCCGCCGATATCTGTTCCGTAAGATGGAACAGTTTCAGTATCGAGCAAATTCAGGAATAATTTCGCTGCTCCATAATCATCTGTGAGCGGACATTGCACGAAACTCCTGCCGGCA
This genomic stretch from Candidatus Cloacimonadota bacterium harbors:
- a CDS encoding VWA domain-containing protein, with translation MMKFGNPYILFLLLLIPIFLIYIGIANHRRKKNFEKFAESRFYDFFMQEFSVFHWSLKNIIFVGAIFFMIFAAARPRWNKEVQILKKEGIDIVVCIDVSKSMDAQDIKPSRIERAKDQISLFIDQLKGDRIAIVAFAGRSFVQCPLTDDYGAAKLFLNLLDTETVPSYGTDIGGAIQMAMSLFGEAEKHKVIIVASDGEDLEKQAIKITEEAAKIGAIIYTLGIGSPEGSTIPIKEESGNIVYAKDEKGNIVFSKLDINTLSQIAKIGNGRFFPITPQQSEIFEIMKNINSIEKKKFDSKEFVRYKEQYKYFVIIALILLIIESLIIYKKKTKFKRVI